The Gemmatimonadales bacterium nucleotide sequence GTCTCCAGCAGGGCCGTGAGCTCGGGGGACAGACCCTTGAGCTCGGTCAGTGGCACCTGGGCGACGGTCTCCTCCTCCGGCGGCAGCGGCGCGAACAGCGGACCTTCCCCGCCCCGCTCCAGCCACTCGCGGCTGGAGTAGAGATCGATCTTCCAGCCGGTGAGCTCGGAGGCGAGCCGGACGTTCTGCCCGTTGCGTCCGATGGCGAGCGAGAGCTGGTCTTCGTCGACCACCGCCTGAATCGTCTTGGCCTCCGGATCGGAGAACACCTTGGCCACCCGCGCGGGCGCCAGCGCCAGGCGGGCGAACCGCTCCGGATCCGGCGACCAGGGCACGATGTCGATCCGCTCACCGCCGAGTTCGTTGACCACCGCCTGCACCCGGGAACCCTTGAGGCCCACGCAGGCGCCTACCGGATCGATCGCGTCGTCCCGGGAGATGACCGCCACCTTGGTGCGGCTCCCCACCTCGCGGGCGATGGCGCGAATCTCCACTATCTGCTGCTGGATCTCGGGCACCTCGAGCTTGAACAGCGCCTTCACGAACAAGGGGTCGCCGCGGGAGAGAATGAGCCGGGGACCCTTGGGCGTCTCCTCCAGGCGCTTGAGCACCGCCCGGATGGTATCGCCCTGGTGGAAGTGCTCCCGATGGTTCTGCTCGCGGTAGGGAATGATCGCTTCCGCCTCGCGGAACTTGTTCAGCATGATGACCAGCTTGCCCCGCTCGATCTGCTGGACCTCACCGGAGAGCAGCTCGCCCACCTTGGAGGCGAATTCCTCGCGGATCCGCATCCGCTCGCCTTCCCGCACCCGCTGGATGATCCGCTGCTTGGCGGCCTGCACCGCGAGGCGGCCGAACTCGACGAAGGGGACCTCCTCCTCCAGCATGTCGCCGACCTGGAAGTCGGGGTCCTCGTAGCGGGCCTCCTCCAGGGCGATCTGCCAGCTCGGGTCTTCGATCGTTTCCACCACCTGGCGGAGCCGGGTCACCTTGATGGTGCCCTGCAGCTCGTCCACGCTCAGCTCGAACTTGACGTTGGGGCCGAACTTCCGGACCAGTGCCGCCTGAATGCCGTCGCGGAGCAGGTCCAGGAGATCGGAGCGCTCCAGTTGTTTCGCAGTCGTCAGCTCGCGGAACGCGGCCAACATTTCGGTCGAACCAGCCATGCGATGTGCTCCTGTTCAGCGTCGTCCAGCGTCACCGCTTCCGGGGCTTCTCCCATTCCACCACGAGCGTGGCGTCCCGCACGTCGGCGAGCGATACGGTCACGTCGGTACCGTCCTCGCCCCGGAGTGTCACGTGCTCGTCGTCGGGCACGCCGATGATCTCGACCTCCCGGCGCCCGCCGAGCGGCTCGGCCCGAACCCGGGCACGCCGCCCGACGAAGCGGCGCCAGTGCTCGGGCCAGCGCAGCGGCCGCTCCACGCCCGGAGAAGACACCTCCAGCACGTACCGCGGCCCGACCATCGCCCTGGATTCCAGGAAGCGCTCGAGGGACCGGCTGATCCCAGCGCAGTCGTCGGCCGTCACTCCCTGGCCGGGCCGGCTGTCCGGGCGGTCCACCCGCACCTGCAAGATGGGGCGCTGCATGGTTCCGCTGCGGCGGAGATCGACCAGCTCGAAACCGAGCTCGGCGATGTGGTCGCGAATCGGATCGATGAGCGCGTCGACAGACATCGGGCGTTGCGGAAAAAAAATGTGGGGGAACTCCCCCACATCACAGTTGGCCTCTCCAAGCGCCCCCCGGGACAGCGCCTAAATACTATCCCCGGGCGAGGCGTCAGTCAATCGCCGTGGGAGTCCGAGATAGGCAACCATGCGGCCGTCGGAGCCGCGCGAGGCGCGGTGGCTGAAGAAGGTGGAGCGGTCGTGGGCGGAGCACCAAGCCGAAATGGTGGTACTCCGGACGCCGAGCGCGCCGGCCTCCGAGGCCAGCCGCTCGCGCAGGTCCAGGTGATGCGGGCCCGGCCCGTCCAGGGGAATGCCGCAGCCCGTGAGCACCTCAGAGCCAACTTCATAGCATCGGCCGCAAATGCCTACACCACAATGTATTACGATTTCATCGGAGGAGGTGCCGGTGGCGTCCTCAAGCGCCGCGAGCCCGGCGCGGAGGATCCCTCCGGCCGTGCCACGCCAGCCGGCGTGCAGCAGGGCGACGCCGCGGCCGGGCGCCAACAGGTACACTGGGATGC carries:
- the nusA gene encoding transcription termination factor NusA, with product MAGSTEMLAAFRELTTAKQLERSDLLDLLRDGIQAALVRKFGPNVKFELSVDELQGTIKVTRLRQVVETIEDPSWQIALEEARYEDPDFQVGDMLEEEVPFVEFGRLAVQAAKQRIIQRVREGERMRIREEFASKVGELLSGEVQQIERGKLVIMLNKFREAEAIIPYREQNHREHFHQGDTIRAVLKRLEETPKGPRLILSRGDPLFVKALFKLEVPEIQQQIVEIRAIAREVGSRTKVAVISRDDAIDPVGACVGLKGSRVQAVVNELGGERIDIVPWSPDPERFARLALAPARVAKVFSDPEAKTIQAVVDEDQLSLAIGRNGQNVRLASELTGWKIDLYSSREWLERGGEGPLFAPLPPEEETVAQVPLTELKGLSPELTALLETAGYKMLNDVLDLEREDIAKIPGITPETSEQLLAFLSELTDESESEESRPRP
- the rimP gene encoding ribosome maturation factor RimP — protein: MSVDALIDPIRDHIAELGFELVDLRRSGTMQRPILQVRVDRPDSRPGQGVTADDCAGISRSLERFLESRAMVGPRYVLEVSSPGVERPLRWPEHWRRFVGRRARVRAEPLGGRREVEIIGVPDDEHVTLRGEDGTDVTVSLADVRDATLVVEWEKPRKR
- a CDS encoding polyphenol oxidase family protein; the encoded protein is MTIVREDPTPGTIPRYELSDWRGRYGVVAGITGRGDEPGRGFDLGLWSDAPVGEVMSRWRAFRRADDRFSAVVLGNQIHGTVVSRIDAAEGWVQVDGVDGWVTTEPGILLAVTVADCIPVYLLAPGRGVALLHAGWRGTAGGILRAGLAALEDATGTSSDEIVIHCGVGICGRCYEVGSEVLTGCGIPLDGPGPHHLDLRERLASEAGALGVRSTTISAWCSAHDRSTFFSHRASRGSDGRMVAYLGLPRRLTDASPGDSI